The following are encoded together in the Oncorhynchus kisutch isolate 150728-3 linkage group LG8, Okis_V2, whole genome shotgun sequence genome:
- the LOC109894927 gene encoding methylcytosine dioxygenase tet3-like isoform X1, with product MHRAKGGPGPPHFQDIYEFSLDGDETTTQIFLRGPGKAMGGPGMPLSPHYKYIQTEHQQGGLFSLGPPTHGEALAAPQGKKRRRCGVCGPCMQKENCGTCSNCMNRKIGKQICKLRKCDQLKMKGQKDLETVSDARSVDGPRRGGQMETGTHDRLEEGGLPSLEPTNGVSRHPRDTHEEGGAGLEPQREPQRSRSVSPGQDTQPHQQQHCNGWSSSGRTPGKPVHEADMEVARNLVAFSASVSVGSLPPSGHLEPQSHAIQLYEKFNQEMGTGEGAAAQDRLQAPEGENQASPPEDLNTLQNALSQARHGHKPPNCDCDGPDCPDYLEWLEKRIKQTWAGEERDNNTPCSKMTTDTPPHQQPPHPQPHVNGGNPPSGPPLHPHQQGQHPAPIPCSPQVLFIAKEKNVSLQTAIAIEALTQLSATVPQTVVPPAQASSTNQPQHPPLHLQYGTRLNPSSSKPISSLSSSRSQSVPPGLYPQPQQSPVLQEQQHRPQFHGHPAHASNLPSSTSPFPRQPQAGSLLPRHQQWQQGPGGSQEQRNQWMNSDSQQPRFAPPSGGHSTGDPMSELKQLLGDSSGKYISGPFKLPVPHHHIKQEPGMPRVKQEVDSGEYQSSACSSMGGCYSLMNGQQQPRYPGPPLSPGSAAIRHSTQTALQQHLHHKRNLFSNSPGLPGLCPLRPAKACQNLRKWWPQQMGPEGHPVTVAIKQETKRRKSTAGTSPLLKQHAGGGMLLQPGPKPKTIVIKKTKQKVSLPTFLPHRQISIQKPSPLTITGALPLASAHPGSLPLPTFPLLSNPTQAAAGLPAPAQSQVSILNSSIAPSVAASALSVNTPDVSTPQPLPVALDIPASSAEASATQTSTTSQSIPGLSSLDPKFEELICQFEAEFGDSSSLAPEPCPSQIQSQLQDQAPSASAQPVETESQPKVNSGQAWPPSPSSATITQSSSAAPLAPTTAPPADKEESGSMSKVASNTQPFTKSPMEEQREATKLPLSPSQLPKRMKIETNGNVAVLSTTGLFSDGGEDDTPTKDGFPLNPSLKGFLESPLRYLDTPTKSLLDMPVKDLQAEFPTCNCVEQVLEKDEGPYYNHLGSGPTVASIRELMETRYGEKGDAIRIEKVVYTGREGKSSQGCPIAKWVIRRGSETEKLLCLVRPRPGHHCPNAVIIILIMAWEGVPRALGDKLYRELSATITKFGNPTSRRCGLNDDRTCACQGKDPDSCGASFSFGCSWSMYFNGCKYARSKTPRKFRLAGDHPQEEDQLRDNFQDLATELAPLYKQLAPQAYNNQCQNEVTAPDCRLGLKEGRPFSGVTACMDFCAHAHKDQHNLYNGCTVVCTLTKEDNRTVGEIPEDEQLHVLPLYKAALTDEFGSEEGQRQKMRTGAIQVLSNFRREVRKLPEPAKSCRQRRLDAKNRASEKKKAKQQLPTPTETPDKTVIKTEVRHAGSPVRQHGNKVIPKQEVKPTIKKEAVDQCQYPYHVYPSHPGYYTRGGPPSNGQPPALPPPPPPGPVNGYHPNLPSALPYGYYNYPPNPNTLFPRELTYEGRNSSWHHAGHNASPGPVDKKPDIQSLQAKLAHSYSGPGLPEQQHGDPANQHQCNDYPHPHQPDYNQSRPSSVSSEPSHRGTPVIKQEPMDVPVCEGGNTQSCPDTPIPTPQPAGPWSGHKPNGSMVPGSWEGNPQPPCPPEAPFTSDKQQVHQQGPHQTSQSPYSQQQHQYPPQQPSPYPQQWNSYPGPNTPKASPVPSPSPSPSPHPGTPRHWDSPAPSPQPKAWPMDMVPAGYCPSPARGFPDKICSKAGESRGSTPLGLQEKAWKSFGGSMAGTQSPTPEACWDPNRAETPSDVESQRGRDLDEEEQWSDSEHNFLDPSIGGVAVAPAHGSILIECARRELHATTPLKRPDRSHPTRISLVFYQHKNMNQPCHGQWLWEAKMKMLAERARERQQEAALLGLPYEDIKPGKKRKLGATAGGASPGPGQTTEGPVMGMATRLASTHHTTSTVTVSPYAFTTLTGPYSHFV from the exons acTGTTTCGGACGCTCGTTCAGTGGATGGCCCCAGAAGAGGAGGCCAGATGGAAACTGGGACACATGACCGCCTCGAGGAAGGCGGTTTGCCTAGCCTGGAACCGACCAATGGGGTGAGCCGGCATCCCAGGGACACCCATGAGGAGGGTGGAGCTGGCCTGGAGCCCCAGAGGGAGCCCCAGCGGTCAAGGAGTGTTTCCCCAGGACAGGACACCCAACCCCATCAGCAGCAGCACTGCAATGGCTGGAGCAGTAGTGGTAGGACTCCTGGGAAGCCTGTCCATGAGGCAGACATGGAGGTTGCACGCAACCTGGTAGCCTTCTCAGCCAGCGTGAGTGTTGGCTCCCTGCCCCCCTCAGGTCACCTTGAGCCCCAGTCCCACGCCATCCAGCTGTATGAGAAGTTCAACCAGGAGATGGGCACTGGCGAGGGGGCCGCGGCTCAAGACAGACTCCAAGCCCCAGAAGGGGAAAACCAGGCTAGCCCCCCAGAGGACCTGAACACCCTGCAGAATGCCCTGAGCCAGGCGCGCCACGGCCACAAGCCCCCCAACTGTGACTGTGATGGGCCAGACTGCCCGGACTACCTGGAGTGGCTGGAGAAGAGGATCAAACAGACATGGGCAGGGGAGGAGCGGGACAACAACACGCCCTGCTCCAAGATGACCACTGACACACCGCCTCATCaacagcccccccacccccaaccccatGTCAATGGAGGTAACCCTCCCTCCGGtccaccactacacccacatcaaCAGGGCCAACACCCAGCCCCTATCCCCTGCTCCCCTCAGGTCCTCTTCATCGCCAAGGAGAAGAACGTCAGTCTGCAGACGGCTATTGCCATCGAGGCCCTGACCCAGCTGTCTGCCACTGTCCCCCAGACCGTGGTCCCTCCTGCCCAGGCCTCCTCCACCAACCAACCTCAACACCCCCCTCTACACCTCCAGTACGGCACCCGCCTGAACCCCTCCTCTTCCAAACCCATCTCCTCTTTGTCCTCCTCGCGTTCACAATCCGTCCCTCCTGGACTATACCCCCAGCCCCAGCAGAGCCCTGTGTtgcaggagcagcagcacagaCCCCAGTTCCATGGTCATCCGGCCCACGCCTCCAATCTCCCGTCCTCCACTTCACCCTTCCCCCGGCAGCCCCAGGCAGGCAGCCTCCTGCCTCGCCACCAGCAGTGGCAGCAGGGCCCTGGGGGATCCCAAGAGCAGAGGAACCAGTGGATGAACTCAGATTCCCAGCAGCCTCGCTTCGCCCCTCCATCCGGTGGCCACAGCACTGGCGACCCCATGTCTGAGCTCAAACAGCTACTGGGGGACTCCAGCGGAAAGTACATAAGCGGCCCCTTCAAGTTGCCCGTCCCACACCACCACATCAAGCAGGAACCAGGGATGCCTCGGGTCAAGCAGGAGGTAGACTCCGGGGAGTACCAGAGCTCTGCCTGCTCCTCCATGGGGGGCTGCTACAGCTTGATGAATGGCCAGCAACAGCCTAGGtaccctggtcctcctctctccccGGGCAGCGCAGCCATCCGCCACTCCAcccagacagctctgcagcagcACCTTCACCACAAGAGGAACCTCTTCTCCAACTCTCCCGGCCTCCCAGGCCTCTGCCCACTGCGTCCTGCCAAGGCCTGCCAGAACCTCCGCAAGTGGTGGCCCCAACAGATGGGCCCAGAGGGCCACCCCGTCACCGTGGCCATCAAGCAGGAGACCAAGAGGAGGAAGAGCACAGCGGGGACATCTCCGCTCCTCAAGCAGCACGCAGGGGGTGGGATGCTGCTCCAGCCAGGCCCCAAACCCAAGACTATAGTCATCAAGAAGACCAAGCAGAAGGTCTCCCTGCCAACCTTCCTGCCTCACAGACAGATCTCCATACAGAAACCGTCTCCCCTCACCATTACCGGAGCCCTGCCTCTGGCCAGCGCCCACCCaggttctctccctctccctaccttCCCCCTCCTCAGTAACCCCACTCAGGCTGCCGCAGGCCTCCCTGCCCCAGCCCAATCTCAGGTATCCATTTTAAACTCTTCTATTGCACCCTCTGTCGCTGCTTCTGCcttgtctgtaaacactccagacgTCTCAACCCCTCAGCCTCTCCCTGTAGCCCTGGACATCCCAGCAAGCTCAGCGGAGGCCAGCGCCACACAGACCTCCACCACCTCTCAGTCCATACCAGGCCTCAGTTCCCTGGACCCCAAGTTCGAGGAGCTGATCTGCCAGTTTGAGGCAGAGTTCGGGGACAGTTCATCCTTGGCCCCAGAGCCCTGCCCTTCACAGATCCAGAGCCAGCTCCAGGACCAAGCCCCCTCAGCCTCAGCTCAGCCCGTGGAGACAGAGTCTCAGCCCAAAGTTAACTCAGGACAAGCCTGGCCCCCATCACCATCCAGCGCTACCATCACTCAGTCCTCCAGCGCTGCTCCATTAGCTCCTACCACAGCCCCACCTGCAGACAAGGAGGAGTCAGGGAGTATGAGTAAAGTAGCCTCCAACACACAGCCCTTCACTAAGAGCCCCATGGAGGAGCAGCGGGAGGCAACCAAGCTGCCTCTCTCCCCGTCCCAGCTGCCCAAACGCATGAAGATTGAGACCAATGGGAACGTAGCTGTCCTCTCCACCACTGGATTATTCTCTGATGGGGGCGAGGACGACACCCCCACTAAAGATGGATTCCCCCTTAACCCCTCCCTGAAAGGCTTCCTTGAGTCTCCACTACGCTACCTGGACACGCCCACTAAGAGCCTGCTAGACATGCCCGTCAAGGACCTCCAGGCTGAGTTCCCCACCTGCAACTGTGTCG aGCAAGTCCTGGAGAAGGATGAGGGTCCGTACTACAATCACCTGGGCTCCGGGCCCACTGTGGCCTCCATACGAGAGCTGATGGAGACCAG gtaTGGAGAGAAGGGAGATGCTATCCGTATTGAGAAGGTGGTCTATACCGGCCGGGAAGGCAAGAGCTCTCAGGGATGTCCCATTGCCAAGTGG GTGATTCGTCGGGGCAGTGAGACAGAGAAGTTGCTGTGTCTGGTGCGTCCCCGGCCAGGTCACCACTGTCCCAACGCTGTCATCATCATCCTTATCATGGCGTGGGAGGGCGTGCCACGGGCGCTAGGCGACAAGCTCTACCGAGAGCTCTCCGCCACCATCACCAAGTTCGGCAACCCCACCAGCCGCCGTTGTGGACTCAACGACGA tcGTACGTGTGCGTGCCAAGGAAAGGACCCTGACAGTTGTGGAGCTTCCTTCTCCTTCGGCTGCTCCTGGAGCATGTACTTTAACGGCTGCAAGTACGCCCGCAGCAAAACACCCCGCAAGTTCAGACTGGCAGGAGACCACCCCCAAGAG gaggaTCAACTCAGGGATAACTTCCAGGATCTGGCCACTGAGTTGGCTCCCCTGTACAAGCAGCTGGCCCCACAGGCATATAATAACCAG TGTCAGAATGAGGTGACGGCTCCAGACTGCAGGTTGGGTCTGAAGGAGGGCCGGCCCTTCTCTGGTGTCACCGCCTGCATGGATTTCTGTGCCCATGCTCACAAGGACCAGCACAACCTCTACAACGGCTGCACTGTG GTGTGCACTCTGACTAAAGAGGACAACCGTACAGTGGGGGAGATCCCAGAGGACGAGCAGCTCCATGTACTTCCCCTCTACAAGGCCGCCCTCACAGACGAGTTTGGCAGCGAGGAGGGTCAGCGGCAAAAGATGCGCACTGGCGCCATTCAGGTGCTTAGCAACTTCCGCCGTGAGGTCCGCAAGCTGCCTGAGCCTGCCAAGTCCTGCCGCCAGCGCCGCCTGGACGCTAAGAACCGCGCCTCGGAGAAGAAGAAGGCCAAGCAGCAGCTGCCAACGCCCACGGAGACGCCGGATAAGACGGTGATCAAGACGGAGGTCCGGCACGCTGGCTCCCCTGTCAGACAGCATGGCAATAAAG TGATCCCTAAGCAGGAGGTGAAGCCCACCATAAAGAAGGAGGCAGTGGACCAGTGCCAATACCCCTACCACGTCTACCCCTCCCACCCTGGCTACTACACACGGGGAGGCCCCCCTTCCAATGGCCAGCCCCCTGcacttccacctccacctccaccaggtCCTGTCAATGGCTACCACCCCAATCTACCCTCAGCACTGCCTTACGGCTATTACAActatccccccaaccctaacacactttTCCCCCGTGAGCTCACTTACGAGGGCCGTAACAGCTCCTGGCATCACGCAGGGCACAATGCTTCCCCCGGCCCTGTGGACAAGAAGCCAGACATTCAGAGCCTCCAGGCCAAGCTGGCACACTCCTACTCAGGCCCAGGCCTCCCTGAGCAGCAGCATGGAGACCCAGCCAACCAACACCAATGCAACGATTACCCACACCCCCACCAGCCTGACTACAACCAATCACGTccctcctcagtctcctcagAGCCCTCCCACAGAGGGACCCCTGTCATCAAGCAGGAGCCCATGGATGTGCCAGTGTGTGAGGGGGGCAATACCCAGAGCTGTCCCGACACTCCCATCCCCACCCCACAGCCTGCAGGGCCCTGGTCCGGGCACAAGCCCAACGGGAGTATGGTACCAGGCAGCTGGGAAGGCAACCCCCAACCACCATGCCCCCCGGAGGCTCCCTTCACGTCAGACAAGCAGCAGGTCCACCAGCAGGGACCTCACCAGACTTCCCAATCTCCATACTCCCAACAGCAGCATCAGTATCCCCCACAACAGCCCTCCCCATACCCCCAGCAATGGAACTCTTACCCTGGCCCCAACACCCCCAAggcctcccctgttccctccccgtcaccctcTCCTTCCCCACACCCCGGCACCCCCCGCCACTGGGACAGCCCTGCTCCCAGCCCTCAGCCTAAGGCTTGGCCCATGGACATGGTTCCTGCTGGGTACTGCCCTAGCCCTGCCAGAGGCTTCCCCGACAAGATATGCTCCAAAGCGGGCGAGAGTCGGGGCTCGACCCCTCTAGGTCTCCAGGAGAAGGCCTGGAAGTCTTTTGGAGGATCCATGGCAGGTACACAGTCTCCAACCCCAGAGGCCTGCTGGGACCCTAACCGGGCTGAGACCCCGAGCGACGTCGAGAGCCAGAGAGGTCGCGACCTGGACGAGGAAGAGCAGTGGTCGGACAGCGAGCATAACTTCCTGGACCCCAGCATCGGAGGGGTGGCGGTGGCACCCGCCCACGGTTCCATCCTGATCGAGTGTGCCCGGCGTGAGCTGCACGCCACCACGCCACTCAAGAGGCCCGACCGCTCTCACCCCACCCGCATCTCCCTGGTGTTCTACCAGCACAAGAACATGAACCAGCCGTGCCATGGCCAGTGGCTCTGGGAGGCCAAGATGAAGATGCTGGCGGAGCGGGCTAGAGAGAGGCAGCAGGAGGCAGCACTACTGGGGCTGCCCTACGAGGACATCAAACCTGGGAAGAAACGCAAGTTGGGGGCCACGGCAGGAGGGGCCAGCCCAGGTCCTGGCCAGACCACGGAGGGGCCAGTGATGGGGATGGCGACGCGGTTGGCCTCCACCCACCACACCACCTCCACGGTCACTGTGTCCCCCTATGCCTTTACCACCCTCACTGGGCCCTACAGCCACTTTGTGTGA